The DNA sequence TCCTGCTGGACAGGGCTGAAGAGTGAGCAGTGAGGGGAGGAGAGTGGTCTGTAAAGGAGGCAGAAATGGAGGTTCAGGAGGTTGAAGCTCAGTGACTCGGACTCTCTGATTTGATTGGTTGATGGATTGGTGTCATGAAGCTGAAGTTAATTGAAATGTTTTTAACCCAAATTAACAACTGATGACTTTTACTAATTCACAAAGAAGGCCCACCTCCTCCACAAGCTCGGCCCTGATTGGTCAGAGGGGACTCTGGTCAGGTCAGGCGTGCAGCACAAGTTGGACTGAAGGTAATTCACCTGTTCTCTGTTCTAGATTCGCTGCTCCGGGGGGTCTGCGCCGGATATGATGAAGAAGGACTAAAGAGAGCCTGTGTGTTCTGCCTGCCATTAGAGTCCAACCTGTGGAATGTGTGTttgaccagctgtgtgtgtgtgtgtgtgtgtgtgtgtgtgcgtgtgcgcgtgtgtgtgtgtgtgtgtgtgtgtgtgcgcgcgcacacTGATACTGAGCGATGGCCATGGTGAGGGGGGGGTGGGGCGATCCAAATGGGAATTCTAATGGACTGAGTTATCTGAGGGGCGATGAGGACGAGGGGTCTCCACAGGGAGGCGGCAGCGAGGCGGAGGAGGACGAGCGGGGCTGTGTGGTGGACTGTGTGGTGTGTGGCGATAAATCCAGCGGGAAGCATTACGGAGTGTTCACCTGCGAGGGCTGCAAGAGTTTCTTTAAGAGGAGCATTCGCCGCAGCCTGAACTACACCTGCAGGTTTGACTCCCCTTCCTCAGCCATCACCCATCAGTACCCACCCCAGTATAAACACAGCCATACCAGCTGGTATCAGACGGGTGCTGCCTCTGATTTCTGCTCGTTGTGTTTTTCAGATCTAATCAAGACTGCCAGATCGACCAGCACCACAGAAACCAGTGTCAGTACTGCCGATTAAAGAAGTGTTTCCGGGTGGGAATGCGTAAAGAAGGTACATACTCATcttttcaaacacacactgcgGCTAAACGGCGTCTTAAATTATAACCTTTATTAATTGAACTCTATTCAGTTCAGCTCTATTGTTATTACACTAATACATGCCTGTACAGTCCACCAAACACTGTTAGACTGAGTCAGAACAGGTAGGACGATAGACAAAACACGAGACAGAGAGCGGAGACtcaaaaatgtgcaaatgtgtgcctGAAGGCTGGGTGATGAAGGTCCTGTACTAACTGTCAACCGGAGTAAATCTGTAGCGCAGAGATGacctgtgtgtgtaaatgaagagtacagggagttcaggagtgtgtgatGAAGTAGACCAGCCTGGTATTGTAAACAGCATCACTTACATAAACCAGGTGTTCAGTGTGGTGCTAAGTTAAGTGTTAAGCTAGTGTTCAGGTAGAGAGAGCAGTACACAGCTGATGTCCAGAGGAAAAGTGCAGACACTCCCTGAGCTGGTGGAGCCCAGTGTGGGTATGATGAGTGAACTGGAAGGATCAGTGATCagtagctctgtgtgtgtgttcaggttgaggttgtgtTGCTGGTGAGAGCAGTTTAACAGCACAGGGTTGGTTCTAATTACACAGAGAATGAATTGAATTAGGAAGAGGACACtcgcagtgcagctgctgtgaCTCCACTCACTTCCTTATTTAGCAGCTGCTTTGAGACCGGATCTCCCTAGACAGTTGTAAATCAGCGGGACCACAGTGTCCCTGGAGCCTCAGTCAGCTGCCTATATTGGCTCTTTTAGAgagttaaaataatattttcatCTCCTCATCATCTGTGAGCACGGCTGTAGTAACCTTTAGAGCAGAAGCAGCAAGAAAAAAACACTACTACTTACACATGAACATGTCGACTCTGCTACAGATGATGTTGAGCTAGGACTGGACTGGTGCTGAAGTGAGGTCACTGTTTTGTTcatctgtttctgtttttgtccTGTAGCTGTTCAGCGCGGGCGGATCACACCAGCCCATGCTGCGCTCAGTCCGTCCATCCCACccgtgtgtgtgagcagtgcgGGCGGTGTGAGTGAGTTTTATAATGGTCAGCCTGTTTCCCAGCTCATCTCTCAGCTCCTCCAGGCCGAGCCATATCCGAACAGCCGCTATAGCCAGCAGGGAAACGGCGCCCCAATAGGTATCGATAATATATGCGAGCTGGCAGCCCGGCTGCTGTTCAGCATCATCGAATGGACTCGAAACATCCCACATTACCCTGACCTGGCTGTGGCCGAGCAGGTGGCGCTGTTGCGCCTAAGTTGGagtgaattatttattttaaatgcagCGCAGTCCTGCCTGCCGCTGCACACGGCGCCCCTGCTGGCCGCCGCCGGATTTCACTCCTCTGACATGACCCCTGACCAGGTGGTGGTCTTCATGGACCAGGTGCGTGTGCTTCAGGAGCAGGTGCAGAAGCTGATTCGCCTGCAGGTCGACGCGGCAGAGTTCAGCTGCCTGAAAGCCCTTGCGCTCTTTTCACCAGGTCAGACTCCTTTTCTTCATTTACTTTAGCGCAGTCGGAACGCTGCTGCCCTCTGGTAGCTGTTAATGAAAGGAAACAATCTGTTGCTGTTAATGGCTGTTTTTAGTCTGAGGCATTCTTTACTGCGTTCACCACCGCCACTACAGCCTGCTGTAGCTGAATGTGCAGCAAGAAAAggaacattcaaagcagaaagcTCTTGCTGGTGTTATAGATTAAATTAGATTCAACTTTGATACTGCACATATACAAGTACAAGGCAACCAAATATAATTTAGCATCTAACCAGGAGTGCAATAAGCAGAATAAGTGCAgaatatacaataaataaaatatagaatTTATATAGAATTTAGACAGACATATGGACAAATTTACATGTGAATACATTACAGATAATGTTAAAACACAGACTGAACAGAATGTACTGTAAGCATGATGTACAGATAATAATTCTATCTCACAGTGAGCGCTAGctaggctaaagtacagccaaTACACACGGTGGTGGTATGGTGGAGAGGGTTTCACACTTATTAAAAACTGTTCTTTATTAATTACTTTCAGCTCAGCAGCTACTTATAGGAACCCATAGCTGCTGGTTGTTGGGGCAAGATTTGAGTTTTtgtaaagctttgaaatttgcatcagcTGGACTTTCCGAACCATGACTGAGAACAAGActctaacaagctaattaagagTAAGGGCTTAATTCTCAGGgggcccaaacttttgcttggtGCTTTTCTTCAGTCTTAAGTCTAAACAAGAATATTACAGTAAAAATAATACTCAAccaggggtgctcaaacttttgcatgctgcTGTATCAGACTACTGTCGGCACAGTTAATGATGGTTTGTTTGTTGGTCCTGTTTTTCTGCTGTTAGATGCGAGTGGTCTGGCAGACGCTGCTCAGGTGGAGAGTCTACAGGAGAAAGTTCAGGTGGCATTGACGGAGTATGAGCGTGGTCAGTATCCGGGTCAGCCACAGCGGTTCGGGCGGTTATTACTGCGCCTGCCCGCGCTCCGAGCCGTTCCCGCCACCCTCATCACTCAGCTCTTCTTCCAGCGACTGGTGGGGAAGACCCCCATAGAGACCCTTATCAGAGACATGCAGCTGAGCGGCAGCGGCATCAGCTGGCCGTACGCCGCGGGGCAGTGACCTCCGACCGCCGTCCTGATCCTGAAAACCTCAGAGATTTAGACTTCTGTCTCTCTGCGCTCGCTCACCCGCTCACTCACTCTTCCCGCTCGCACACTCGCGCTTTCACTCGGTGAGGAGCCGTAAGAGCTGTTACATCTGCCCTGTTTGAGGTTATATGGCGCCTCCTTTCAGTAAACCGTGGTAAAACAGGTTTTAAAGGTCAGTAATGTCTCGCTCACGTCCAGAGAAACAGAACCCAGATCAGTGTGATCATGTCTAACTCTGGCCAGCACTTCCTAATCCAGTGATTTTACAGCAGTGCTTTAAGATCAAGGCTGTTCCATCTAGAAAGACCCCTCTGTTTTGTAGGACTGTCTTTTTTACACCTTCTGATACCCACAATCCTTCTCTGCAGTGCAGAACTGTTCAACACCCA is a window from the Salminus brasiliensis unplaced genomic scaffold, fSalBra1.hap2 scaffold_147, whole genome shotgun sequence genome containing:
- the LOC140548865 gene encoding nuclear receptor subfamily 2 group F member 6-like is translated as MAMVRGGWGDPNGNSNGLSYLRGDEDEGSPQGGGSEAEEDERGCVVDCVVCGDKSSGKHYGVFTCEGCKSFFKRSIRRSLNYTCRSNQDCQIDQHHRNQCQYCRLKKCFRVGMRKEAVQRGRITPAHAALSPSIPPVCVSSAGGVSEFYNGQPVSQLISQLLQAEPYPNSRYSQQGNGAPIGIDNICELAARLLFSIIEWTRNIPHYPDLAVAEQVALLRLSWSELFILNAAQSCLPLHTAPLLAAAGFHSSDMTPDQVVVFMDQVRVLQEQVQKLIRLQVDAAEFSCLKALALFSPDASGLADAAQVESLQEKVQVALTEYERGQYPGQPQRFGRLLLRLPALRAVPATLITQLFFQRLVGKTPIETLIRDMQLSGSGISWPYAAGQ